A stretch of the Methanosarcinales archaeon genome encodes the following:
- a CDS encoding nitrogenase associated protein N, with amino-acid sequence MTDRNFVTVNPCVMCQPMGSVLAFKGVENSMVLMHGSQGCSTYMRLHLAHHFREPVDIASSSLSERGAVYGGSENLKKGLHNVIDRYHPSVIGVATTCMAETIGDDVPNIIKEFKEEAGIGDSDILIIPVSTPSFNESHVSGYIKAVDAIVRHITPQGAEKTPNGKVNIIPTENLSPADIREIKQITSDISGPYILLPDISDTFDAPMRGDLPKIAHGGTSITDIADMKNSNASIGMGLINHNPAVEYLSEIHGVPGLHVPLPIGLENTDTFFETLSRISECQIPEKYLNERGRLLDTMVDVHKYLYGVRLAVYGDPDKVAGLVSLLLESGMHPVLVVSGSRSQGFREDIKARLKDAGSDWDTTILDGVDFDTFNDAVRDTGPDILIGDSNGKYISKAESIPLVRVGLPIHDRVGAQRLLMVGYRGAMELIDRITNTILEAQEDNKKAVQIYSAL; translated from the coding sequence ATGACTGACCGGAATTTTGTCACAGTAAATCCGTGCGTGATGTGCCAGCCAATGGGCAGCGTACTTGCATTCAAGGGTGTGGAGAATTCCATGGTCCTTATGCACGGTTCCCAGGGATGCAGTACATACATGAGGCTGCACCTGGCCCATCATTTCCGGGAGCCTGTGGATATTGCCTCCAGTTCACTGAGCGAGAGGGGGGCAGTGTACGGGGGCAGTGAGAACCTGAAGAAGGGACTGCACAACGTAATTGACAGGTACCATCCCAGTGTGATCGGCGTTGCAACCACCTGTATGGCCGAGACCATAGGGGATGACGTTCCTAATATAATAAAAGAATTCAAAGAGGAAGCAGGTATCGGGGACAGTGACATCCTGATTATTCCGGTATCCACACCCAGCTTTAATGAAAGCCATGTAAGCGGGTACATTAAAGCGGTTGATGCGATAGTCAGGCACATTACTCCCCAGGGAGCCGAAAAAACACCCAATGGAAAGGTCAATATTATTCCTACAGAAAATCTTTCTCCTGCAGATATTCGCGAGATCAAACAGATTACATCAGATATTTCGGGACCATACATCCTCCTGCCCGACATATCTGATACCTTTGATGCACCCATGCGGGGTGACCTGCCCAAAATTGCTCATGGGGGCACCTCGATAACTGATATTGCAGATATGAAGAACAGCAATGCCTCTATAGGAATGGGATTGATCAACCATAACCCGGCTGTCGAATACCTGTCTGAAATCCATGGTGTACCAGGACTACATGTGCCGCTGCCTATAGGTCTTGAGAATACAGACACATTCTTTGAGACCTTATCCCGGATATCAGAGTGCCAGATTCCTGAAAAATACCTGAATGAGCGGGGCCGGCTGCTGGATACCATGGTGGACGTGCATAAATATCTCTACGGCGTCCGCTTGGCAGTATATGGAGATCCTGACAAGGTAGCTGGTCTGGTCTCGTTGTTGCTGGAATCAGGTATGCATCCTGTACTGGTGGTTTCCGGAAGTAGATCCCAGGGTTTCAGGGAAGATATAAAAGCCAGATTAAAGGACGCCGGATCAGATTGGGACACTACAATACTGGATGGTGTGGATTTCGATACCTTCAATGATGCGGTACGGGATACCGGTCCTGATATACTTATAGGGGATTCTAATGGAAAATACATTTCAAAAGCAGAAAGTATCCCGCTGGTACGCGTGGGCCTGCCCATTCATGACAGGGTGGGTGCACAAAGACTGCTCATGGTAGGGTACAGAGGTGCTATGGAATTAATAGACCGTATCACAAATACCATACTTGAAGCACAGGAAGATAACAAAAAAGCTGTGCAGATATATTCAGCATTATGA